From one Tsukamurella tyrosinosolvens genomic stretch:
- a CDS encoding non-ribosomal peptide synthetase: MANRFKGRRAARAGVTLTRAQEHVLAARAADGQGPLWTISEYIVLDGDVDDAVLRRAAAYVATAAEPLVVRIDEKAHTQVTGAGTTVVVEEVDLRHAADPEEAARRFAADRLASPPRAPRVRLALVRTSATRVRLLLECDLAVADGYTAARVRAAIARAYTALVEGRTLQADPIRPLRALRDAESGYLASRDRAEDAAYWRAAGLPGPTTLPGGAPSGAPNGQVRAPLLSVPAELVGSLDAEARAVGVRNFTVAVVAAALVAARRTGAERVRVDLPVSGRIDETGLDTDGAAGTTIAVRVDLPPAGTVRECLRAVDASIRQAFLHQRGRPLDGEHGSTGLVVNYLQPIPEDFAGVPGGTEVINAGPVRHLAFVALAMDDGLVLDVRGRAGVFDDEQVAALAAEWRGAIAALVADPDAPLGPLREVVVASEPATPDAAAVGTAVGGDDVALVAQLLSDILGVPDVGPDDSLFDLGGTSLVAVRVTDRLAELRGVQIPAVDVFDNPTPRGLAALLATAPPVATPAPSPLSGIAIVPASGSEDAAASSTPAPSGPVIPSLGDVPEAPASHAQAGLFRDFQLSGPSPVYNMPLVLDFDEPVDAAAMALAVRDVVIKHRALRTVLRLRGDDVVQDLTVPVDDARLLERRTVAADDRDDAARECAAYAFDLAAEPPFRGWLLEDADPDEPQRMVLVLHHTAGDGASVGPLLRDLVAAYAARRSGVAPDLGAPAVEYADVAAWQVARLRDPDGPVVAQREFWRRTLDGAPAETALPVDRPYPAENGFAGGTVDLAWPAELTASLRTVARASGASLFMVHYAALAALLSKLGAGDDVVIGTAASGRPASCDDVVGMFVNLLPLRTTVDWSAPFEEYLRRTRATVLDAYANQDVPFGEVVAMQPRGSAARHPVFQVILGWNEDPGWGDVRDVLGAEVAPMAAGTSRADLLFSITESADGLAGGVEYRTDVFDRATIETLVARWRRLLEQIAAEPRTPVAALDVLLDAEPATLAAWGAPSGPQPTRVVPDLIDEWIRTSPDALALVDDEESLTYADLDREANRWARHLHGEGVRPGDVVAVTVPRSARLLVVELAVLRAGAAYLPIDPAYPAERIAFLLEDAAPRLVVGADTVPDLQRFDGAPLTDAERGRPLRPEDAAYVVYTSGTTGTPKGVVVPHAGAAGLAAAIVAETGAGPGAQVLSNFSVGFDISFWDLLSALATGGTLRISAETRVGDELADFVEEHGVTHALITPSVLAAVTPGRMACLTSLTVGAEAVTRPLIEAWAPGRRLINAYGPTELTVATTVGRLEPGADVVSIGRPIGGSRAYVLDAGLRRVPPGVVGELYVGGPGVARGYGGRPGLTASRFVADPLGADGDRVYRTGDLVRWLPGGELEYVGRADDQVKLRGFRIEPGEVEAALAACPGVSAAAVVVQGDGAARRLVGYVTGTATEPDARAFAARSLPAHMVPARVVVLDALPLTANGKVDRAALPAPDAGDEARYRAPGTSAEELLAGVVAEVLGVERVGVDDSFFELGGDSITAIQLVGRARAAGLTLTAHDVFAHRTVAGLAAVAGVADPADAVPDDGVGEIPPTPVLTWFAARGGTPDGFHQSVLVRTPSSVDIATVHALTQAVLDRHDALRAEIGEAPGGGLSLTARPVGAVAAADVVDRVDATGLSFDEVGAMIAAQHRRVTALLRPGAPSLLRVVWFDLGPEREGALLVAAHHFVVDGVSWRILLTDLATGWHAASTGRPVVTAPVGSSFRRWATVLADRAGQVGPDELAYWRSVLDGAPSLVDGALDPTRDTHGSAGHAELTLSADVAAPLLGAVPEAFHAGVQDVLLAAFATAVTAWAGERGRDAESALVEVETHGRDETLAPGLDLTRTVGWFTNVHPLRLRPGAGADAAAAVKNIKEQLRTVPDGGIGYGLARFGGAAAAQEFAGLPQPEIGFNYLGRTTGASDRDWAPDRRFPDLSPAPDGLALLHAVEVNAVARDGADGPELVASWTWAPALVDEDAVRRLGALWFDALRGVVAAADDAGGHTPSDFPLVALTAAQVERLDERYPGLQDVLPLTALQQGFRYHAELGDADDERPDPYVVQTVIDFAGALDEGRFAASVAALLARREALRARFVADGLDAPVQVIAAPGPAPYRYEDVRADDDPEGRFAELAAAERRRGFRLDRDLGMRFLLVRVGERDFRLVVTNHHILWDGWSAPVIFRDLLAGYAGLDPDAAGVPRATLRDYFTWLRGRDGDAARTAWAAELDGLDEPTLVARDLPRAHPSGAARGPGADGGPSGPEQDEVRATIPANLTAAVTRLAGRLGATPGAVLQATWAIALGGATGRGDVVFGSVQSGRPAQLDGVEDLVGLLITTSPVRVDLDPRRTVREVALGVQEQYVRLLDHQHLGLTGIARAAGRDELFDSLFVVENYPSTAGATIPGTDVEVVDVRGDDATHYPLSVAVVPGETLHVRAGFRTDAVDRAAVEDLLDRWRRILTAAVARPDARLADIDGAGETERLLVRRWGGAIGGVPARTLPELFARRAAARPKSRAVAGEGTPLTYAELDALSNRWARRFLAEGVGPGDVVAVTAPRSIGFVAVVLGVAKAGGAFLPIDAATPRERIEAMFADAHPVLEVDGALLDAGPGGDAGEEPVTDADRRAPLTPQDAAYVIFTSGSTGTPKGVTVTHAGLADLVRTFDELDLGPGTRMLHNASVGFDAAVWELLCALGTGGTLVVSATVRAGRELAAFVEKYRVTNAVLTPSVLASVPERRMRGLTSLVVAAEAVPRALVDRWGPGRRLVNAYGPTEATIAVSFARIRPGESGPVPIGRPVRGMAVRVLDGALRRVAPGVVGELYVAGAAVARGYVGRPGLTASRFVADPYGGAGTRMYRTGDLVRWLPDGTLEYVGRADDQVKIRGVRVELGEVEAALAACPGVSAAVAAVRDGATGARLVGYVVAPGLAPDEVTAAVARRLPAAMVPFVVVLDALPLTPSGKLDRAALPEPVFAAAAGYRAPETEEERAMVALFESVLEAEGVGLDDSFFELGGDSLSLMRLVDRVDVDFGVRVPIVGLFESATPASVLASLSAAGGARAGVEVPVDDVRFAPATPDVVPSGHEVLVTGATGLLGGHLIRAVLEADPAARVRALVRARDEASGLERIRATMRGYGSWSDGYEDRITALPGDLAEPGLGVDAAVWDRVIEQVDAIIHCGARVNHVEPYPRLRAANVDSTRFLLELASRRPGTVFQFVSTISAAGAFEEIPDAGYTHSKWVAERVVELAAASGVPSTILRPGLLTGALDSGATNTDDAFWNLVRSIATVGAAPSELLDQTIEMTPVDRAAEAMVEVLRTGDEPLRTLEVGSGSRVSWREIVGALRRGGYPVEAVPGHVFLERQTAAFRDRPEVAGALARAILLIRAGLERETVGEGGGWTPTSAADGRIGLDGDRGPVGDAGLDVYVDYLVRIGFLPRVGKGAEV; this comes from the coding sequence ATGGCGAACCGGTTCAAGGGGAGGCGCGCTGCGCGCGCCGGAGTGACGCTGACCCGGGCGCAGGAGCACGTTCTCGCCGCGCGCGCGGCCGATGGGCAGGGTCCGCTCTGGACGATCAGCGAGTACATCGTCCTCGACGGGGACGTCGACGACGCCGTGCTGCGCCGCGCCGCCGCGTACGTGGCGACGGCGGCCGAGCCCCTCGTGGTCCGGATCGACGAGAAGGCGCACACCCAGGTCACCGGAGCCGGTACCACGGTTGTCGTGGAGGAGGTCGACCTGCGCCACGCGGCCGATCCCGAGGAGGCGGCCCGCAGGTTCGCCGCGGACCGTCTGGCCTCGCCCCCGCGCGCGCCCCGGGTCCGCCTCGCCCTCGTCCGCACCTCCGCGACCCGGGTGCGGCTGCTGCTCGAATGCGACCTCGCGGTCGCCGACGGCTACACCGCCGCCCGCGTCCGCGCCGCGATCGCCCGCGCCTACACCGCCCTGGTCGAGGGCCGCACCCTGCAGGCGGACCCGATCCGTCCGCTGCGCGCGCTGCGCGACGCCGAATCCGGCTACCTCGCCTCCCGCGACCGCGCGGAGGACGCCGCGTACTGGCGCGCCGCCGGCCTCCCGGGCCCGACCACGCTTCCGGGCGGCGCACCGTCGGGCGCCCCGAACGGCCAGGTCCGGGCGCCGTTGCTGTCCGTTCCCGCGGAGCTCGTCGGCAGCCTCGACGCCGAGGCCCGCGCCGTGGGCGTGCGGAACTTCACCGTCGCCGTCGTCGCGGCAGCGCTCGTCGCCGCGCGCCGCACCGGCGCCGAGCGGGTGCGGGTCGACCTGCCCGTGTCCGGCCGCATCGACGAGACCGGCCTCGACACCGACGGCGCCGCGGGCACCACCATCGCCGTGCGCGTCGACCTCCCGCCGGCGGGCACGGTGCGGGAGTGCCTGCGCGCCGTCGACGCCTCCATCCGGCAGGCCTTCCTGCACCAGCGCGGCCGCCCGCTCGACGGCGAGCACGGCTCGACGGGCCTGGTCGTGAACTACCTGCAGCCGATCCCGGAGGACTTCGCCGGCGTGCCCGGTGGCACCGAGGTGATCAACGCCGGCCCCGTCCGGCACCTCGCCTTCGTCGCGCTCGCGATGGACGACGGCCTCGTCCTCGACGTCCGCGGCCGCGCCGGGGTCTTCGACGACGAGCAGGTCGCCGCCCTCGCCGCCGAGTGGCGCGGCGCCATCGCCGCGCTCGTCGCCGACCCCGACGCGCCGCTGGGCCCGCTCCGCGAGGTCGTTGTCGCCTCGGAGCCGGCCACCCCGGACGCCGCCGCGGTGGGTACCGCCGTCGGCGGCGACGACGTCGCGCTCGTCGCGCAGTTGCTGAGCGACATCCTCGGCGTGCCCGACGTGGGCCCCGACGATTCGCTCTTCGACCTGGGCGGCACCTCGCTGGTCGCGGTCCGGGTCACCGACCGGCTCGCCGAGCTGCGCGGCGTCCAGATCCCCGCGGTCGACGTCTTCGACAACCCCACGCCCCGCGGCCTGGCCGCGCTGCTCGCGACGGCGCCGCCCGTCGCCACGCCTGCGCCGAGCCCTTTGAGCGGCATCGCGATCGTCCCGGCGTCCGGGTCCGAGGACGCCGCGGCATCGTCGACCCCGGCCCCGTCCGGCCCGGTGATCCCGTCCCTGGGCGACGTTCCGGAGGCCCCCGCCTCGCACGCGCAGGCCGGCCTGTTCCGCGACTTCCAGCTCTCCGGGCCCTCGCCGGTCTACAACATGCCGCTGGTACTCGACTTCGACGAGCCCGTGGACGCCGCCGCGATGGCCCTCGCCGTGCGGGACGTGGTGATCAAGCACCGGGCGCTGCGCACCGTGCTGCGGCTGCGCGGCGACGACGTGGTGCAGGACCTCACCGTTCCCGTCGACGACGCCCGGCTGCTCGAGCGGCGCACCGTCGCCGCCGACGACCGCGACGACGCCGCCCGCGAGTGCGCCGCGTACGCCTTCGACCTCGCCGCGGAACCGCCCTTCCGGGGCTGGCTGCTGGAGGACGCCGACCCGGACGAGCCGCAGCGGATGGTCCTCGTGCTGCACCACACCGCCGGCGACGGCGCGTCCGTGGGGCCGCTGCTGCGCGACCTGGTCGCCGCCTACGCGGCCCGCCGCTCGGGCGTCGCGCCGGATCTCGGCGCCCCCGCCGTCGAGTACGCCGACGTCGCCGCGTGGCAGGTCGCGCGGCTGCGGGACCCCGACGGCCCGGTCGTGGCGCAGCGCGAGTTCTGGCGCCGCACGCTCGACGGTGCGCCCGCCGAGACCGCGCTGCCCGTCGACCGGCCGTACCCCGCGGAGAACGGCTTCGCCGGTGGCACTGTCGATCTCGCGTGGCCCGCCGAGCTCACCGCGTCGCTGCGGACCGTCGCGCGCGCGTCCGGAGCGAGCCTGTTCATGGTCCACTACGCCGCCCTCGCGGCGCTGCTGTCGAAGCTCGGCGCGGGCGACGACGTGGTGATCGGCACCGCCGCGTCCGGTCGCCCCGCGTCGTGCGACGACGTGGTCGGCATGTTCGTCAACCTGCTGCCCCTGCGCACCACCGTCGACTGGTCGGCCCCGTTCGAGGAGTACCTGCGGCGCACCCGCGCGACGGTCCTCGACGCCTACGCGAATCAGGACGTGCCGTTCGGCGAGGTCGTCGCGATGCAGCCCCGCGGCTCGGCCGCCCGTCACCCCGTCTTCCAGGTGATCCTCGGCTGGAACGAGGACCCGGGCTGGGGCGACGTGCGGGACGTCCTCGGCGCCGAGGTGGCGCCGATGGCCGCCGGCACGTCCCGCGCGGACCTGCTGTTCAGCATCACCGAGTCCGCCGACGGCCTCGCCGGCGGCGTCGAGTACCGCACCGACGTCTTCGACCGCGCCACGATCGAGACCCTGGTCGCCCGCTGGCGGCGGCTGCTCGAGCAGATCGCCGCGGAGCCGCGGACCCCCGTCGCGGCCCTCGACGTGCTGCTCGACGCCGAGCCCGCCACCCTCGCGGCGTGGGGCGCACCGTCGGGCCCGCAGCCCACCCGCGTCGTGCCCGACCTGATCGACGAGTGGATCCGCACCAGCCCCGACGCGCTCGCCCTCGTCGACGACGAGGAGTCGCTGACCTACGCCGACCTCGACCGGGAGGCGAACCGCTGGGCCCGCCACCTGCACGGCGAGGGCGTCCGCCCCGGCGACGTGGTCGCTGTGACGGTGCCCCGCTCGGCGCGGCTCCTCGTCGTGGAGCTGGCCGTGCTGCGCGCCGGCGCCGCGTACCTGCCGATCGACCCCGCGTACCCCGCGGAGCGCATCGCGTTCCTGCTGGAGGACGCGGCGCCCCGCCTCGTGGTCGGCGCCGACACCGTCCCCGACCTGCAGCGGTTCGACGGCGCGCCGCTCACCGACGCCGAGCGGGGCCGGCCCCTGCGACCCGAGGACGCCGCGTACGTCGTCTACACCTCCGGCACGACCGGCACCCCGAAGGGCGTCGTGGTGCCGCACGCCGGTGCCGCCGGCCTGGCCGCGGCGATCGTCGCCGAAACCGGGGCGGGCCCGGGCGCGCAGGTGCTGTCGAACTTCTCGGTGGGCTTCGACATCTCCTTCTGGGACCTGCTCAGCGCGCTCGCCACCGGCGGCACGCTGCGGATCTCCGCCGAGACCCGCGTCGGCGACGAGCTCGCCGACTTCGTCGAGGAGCACGGCGTCACGCACGCGCTCATCACCCCGTCGGTCCTGGCCGCGGTCACGCCGGGCCGGATGGCCTGCCTGACCTCGCTCACCGTGGGCGCCGAGGCGGTCACGCGGCCGCTCATCGAGGCCTGGGCACCCGGGCGCCGGCTGATCAACGCGTACGGCCCCACCGAGCTCACCGTCGCCACGACCGTCGGGCGGCTCGAACCCGGCGCCGACGTGGTGTCGATCGGCCGCCCCATCGGCGGCTCCCGCGCGTACGTCCTCGACGCGGGGCTGCGCCGCGTGCCGCCGGGCGTCGTCGGCGAGCTGTACGTCGGCGGGCCGGGCGTCGCGCGCGGCTACGGCGGCCGTCCGGGCCTGACGGCGTCGCGGTTCGTCGCCGACCCGCTCGGCGCCGACGGCGACCGCGTCTACCGCACCGGCGACCTCGTGCGCTGGCTGCCCGGCGGCGAGCTCGAGTACGTCGGCCGCGCCGACGACCAGGTGAAACTGCGCGGCTTCCGGATCGAGCCGGGCGAGGTCGAGGCCGCGCTCGCCGCATGCCCCGGCGTCAGCGCCGCCGCGGTCGTCGTGCAGGGCGACGGTGCCGCCCGCCGCCTCGTCGGCTACGTCACCGGCACGGCGACCGAGCCGGACGCCCGGGCCTTCGCGGCGCGGAGCCTGCCCGCGCACATGGTGCCCGCCCGCGTGGTGGTGCTCGACGCGCTGCCGCTGACCGCGAACGGCAAGGTCGACCGCGCGGCGCTGCCCGCGCCCGACGCCGGCGACGAGGCCCGTTACCGCGCCCCCGGCACCTCCGCCGAGGAGCTCCTCGCCGGGGTCGTCGCCGAGGTGCTCGGCGTGGAGCGGGTCGGCGTCGACGACTCCTTCTTCGAACTGGGCGGCGACTCGATCACGGCGATCCAGCTGGTGGGCCGCGCCCGCGCCGCGGGCCTGACGCTGACCGCCCACGACGTCTTCGCGCACCGCACCGTCGCGGGGCTCGCCGCCGTGGCCGGCGTGGCCGATCCCGCGGACGCCGTGCCCGACGACGGCGTCGGTGAGATCCCGCCGACGCCGGTCCTCACCTGGTTCGCCGCGCGCGGCGGTACGCCGGACGGCTTCCACCAGTCGGTGCTGGTCCGCACCCCGTCGTCGGTCGACATCGCGACGGTGCACGCGCTGACCCAGGCCGTCCTCGACCGGCACGACGCCCTGCGCGCGGAGATCGGCGAGGCGCCCGGCGGGGGCCTCTCGCTCACCGCGCGGCCCGTCGGCGCGGTCGCCGCCGCCGACGTGGTGGACCGCGTCGACGCCACCGGTCTCTCCTTCGACGAGGTCGGCGCGATGATCGCCGCCCAGCACCGCCGGGTGACGGCCCTGTTGCGCCCGGGCGCACCGTCGCTCCTACGGGTCGTGTGGTTCGACCTGGGCCCCGAGCGGGAGGGCGCGCTGCTGGTCGCGGCGCACCACTTCGTCGTCGACGGCGTCTCCTGGCGCATCCTGCTCACCGACCTCGCAACCGGCTGGCACGCCGCCTCGACGGGCCGGCCCGTGGTGACGGCCCCGGTGGGCAGCTCCTTCCGCCGCTGGGCGACGGTGCTCGCCGACCGCGCCGGGCAGGTGGGCCCGGACGAGCTCGCGTACTGGCGGTCCGTGCTCGACGGTGCGCCGTCCCTGGTCGACGGTGCGCTGGACCCGACCCGCGACACCCACGGTTCCGCCGGCCATGCCGAACTGACCCTGTCCGCCGACGTCGCCGCGCCGTTGCTCGGCGCGGTGCCCGAGGCGTTCCACGCGGGCGTGCAGGACGTGCTCCTCGCGGCCTTCGCGACCGCGGTGACCGCTTGGGCGGGCGAGCGCGGACGCGACGCCGAATCGGCGCTCGTCGAGGTGGAGACGCACGGCCGCGACGAGACCCTGGCCCCCGGCCTGGATCTCACGCGCACCGTCGGCTGGTTCACCAACGTCCACCCGCTGCGGCTGCGGCCGGGCGCGGGTGCCGACGCCGCCGCGGCGGTCAAGAACATCAAGGAGCAGCTGCGGACCGTCCCGGACGGCGGTATCGGCTACGGCCTCGCGCGGTTCGGCGGCGCCGCGGCGGCGCAGGAGTTCGCGGGACTGCCGCAGCCGGAGATCGGCTTCAACTACCTGGGCCGCACGACCGGCGCGAGCGACCGCGACTGGGCGCCCGACCGCCGCTTCCCCGACCTCTCCCCGGCGCCCGACGGGCTCGCGCTGCTGCACGCCGTGGAGGTGAACGCGGTCGCCCGCGACGGCGCCGACGGGCCGGAGCTCGTCGCGTCGTGGACGTGGGCGCCCGCGCTCGTCGACGAGGACGCGGTGCGCCGCCTCGGCGCGCTGTGGTTCGACGCCCTGCGCGGCGTCGTGGCCGCGGCCGACGACGCCGGCGGGCACACGCCCTCCGACTTCCCGCTGGTCGCCCTCACCGCGGCGCAGGTCGAGCGGCTCGACGAGCGCTACCCGGGCCTGCAGGACGTGCTGCCGCTGACCGCGCTGCAGCAGGGCTTCCGGTATCACGCGGAGCTCGGCGACGCCGACGACGAACGGCCCGACCCGTACGTGGTGCAGACGGTGATCGACTTCGCGGGCGCCCTCGACGAGGGCCGCTTCGCGGCGTCGGTCGCGGCGCTCCTGGCCCGCCGCGAGGCGCTGCGCGCCCGGTTCGTCGCCGACGGCCTCGACGCGCCCGTCCAGGTCATCGCCGCCCCCGGGCCCGCGCCCTACCGGTACGAGGATGTGCGCGCGGACGACGACCCGGAGGGCCGGTTCGCCGAACTCGCCGCGGCCGAGCGGCGCCGCGGCTTCCGCCTCGACCGCGACCTCGGCATGCGGTTCCTTCTGGTCCGGGTGGGGGAGCGGGACTTCCGGCTGGTGGTGACCAACCACCACATCCTGTGGGACGGCTGGTCGGCTCCGGTGATCTTCCGCGACCTGCTGGCCGGCTACGCGGGCCTCGACCCCGACGCCGCCGGCGTCCCGCGGGCGACGCTGCGCGACTACTTCACCTGGCTGCGGGGCCGCGACGGCGACGCCGCGCGCACCGCGTGGGCCGCCGAGCTCGACGGCCTCGACGAGCCGACGCTCGTCGCCCGCGACCTCCCGCGCGCGCACCCGAGCGGCGCCGCGCGCGGGCCCGGAGCCGACGGCGGACCGTCGGGCCCGGAGCAGGACGAGGTCCGCGCGACCATCCCCGCCAACCTGACCGCGGCCGTCACGCGCCTCGCGGGCCGCCTCGGCGCCACGCCGGGGGCGGTGCTGCAGGCCACCTGGGCGATCGCGCTCGGCGGCGCGACGGGCCGCGGCGACGTGGTCTTCGGCTCCGTGCAGTCGGGCCGCCCCGCGCAGCTCGACGGCGTCGAGGACCTGGTCGGCCTCCTCATCACCACCTCCCCGGTGCGGGTGGACCTGGACCCGCGGCGCACCGTCCGCGAGGTCGCGCTCGGCGTGCAGGAGCAGTACGTGCGCCTGCTCGACCACCAGCACCTCGGGCTGACGGGCATCGCCCGCGCGGCCGGGCGGGACGAGCTCTTCGACTCGCTGTTCGTGGTGGAGAACTACCCGTCGACCGCGGGCGCGACGATCCCCGGCACCGATGTCGAGGTCGTCGACGTGCGCGGCGACGACGCCACCCACTACCCGCTGTCCGTCGCCGTGGTCCCGGGCGAGACCCTGCACGTCCGCGCGGGCTTCCGCACCGACGCGGTGGACCGCGCGGCCGTCGAGGACCTCCTCGACCGGTGGCGCCGGATCCTGACCGCCGCGGTCGCGCGCCCCGACGCCCGGCTCGCCGACATCGACGGCGCAGGGGAGACCGAGCGGCTGCTGGTGCGGCGCTGGGGCGGCGCGATCGGCGGCGTGCCCGCCCGCACCCTGCCCGAGCTGTTCGCGCGCCGCGCCGCGGCCCGGCCGAAGTCCCGGGCCGTCGCGGGCGAGGGCACGCCCCTCACCTACGCCGAGCTCGACGCGCTCTCGAACCGGTGGGCGCGCCGCTTCCTCGCCGAGGGCGTCGGCCCGGGCGACGTGGTCGCCGTGACCGCGCCCCGCTCGATCGGCTTCGTCGCCGTCGTGCTCGGCGTCGCGAAGGCCGGCGGCGCGTTCCTGCCCATCGACGCCGCGACGCCGCGGGAGCGGATCGAGGCCATGTTCGCCGACGCGCACCCCGTCCTCGAGGTCGACGGTGCGCTGCTCGACGCGGGGCCCGGCGGGGACGCGGGCGAGGAGCCCGTCACCGACGCCGACCGGCGTGCTCCCCTGACCCCGCAGGACGCGGCCTACGTCATCTTCACCTCGGGCTCGACGGGCACGCCCAAGGGCGTCACCGTCACCCACGCCGGCCTCGCCGACCTGGTGCGGACCTTCGACGAGCTGGATCTCGGGCCGGGGACCCGGATGCTGCACAACGCGTCCGTCGGCTTCGACGCCGCGGTCTGGGAGCTGCTGTGCGCGCTCGGCACGGGCGGCACGCTGGTCGTCTCGGCGACGGTGCGCGCGGGCCGCGAGCTCGCCGCCTTCGTCGAGAAGTACCGGGTCACCAACGCGGTGCTCACGCCCTCCGTGCTGGCGTCGGTGCCGGAGAGGCGGATGCGGGGCCTGACGTCGCTGGTGGTCGCCGCCGAGGCGGTGCCGCGTGCGCTCGTCGACCGCTGGGGCCCCGGCCGCCGGCTGGTCAACGCCTACGGCCCCACGGAGGCCACGATCGCGGTCTCGTTCGCGCGGATCCGCCCCGGCGAGTCCGGCCCGGTGCCCATCGGCCGCCCCGTCCGCGGCATGGCGGTCCGGGTGCTCGACGGCGCCCTCCGCCGCGTCGCGCCCGGCGTCGTGGGCGAGTTGTACGTCGCGGGCGCCGCGGTGGCCCGCGGCTACGTCGGCCGGCCGGGCCTCACGGCGTCCCGGTTCGTCGCCGACCCGTACGGTGGCGCCGGGACCCGCATGTACCGCACGGGTGACCTGGTCCGGTGGCTGCCCGACGGGACGCTGGAGTACGTGGGGCGCGCCGACGACCAGGTGAAGATCCGCGGCGTCCGCGTCGAGCTCGGCGAGGTGGAGGCGGCGCTGGCCGCCTGCCCGGGCGTGAGCGCCGCGGTCGCCGCGGTGCGCGACGGCGCCACCGGTGCGCGGCTCGTCGGGTACGTCGTCGCGCCCGGCCTCGCGCCCGACGAGGTGACGGCCGCCGTCGCCCGCCGGCTGCCCGCCGCGATGGTCCCGTTCGTCGTGGTGCTCGACGCGCTGCCGCTGACCCCGAGCGGCAAGCTCGACCGGGCTGCGCTGCCGGAGCCGGTGTTCGCCGCCGCGGCCGGGTACCGGGCCCCCGAGACCGAGGAGGAGCGGGCCATGGTCGCGCTGTTCGAGTCGGTCCTCGAGGCCGAGGGCGTGGGCCTGGACGACTCCTTCTTCGAGCTGGGCGGCGACTCGTTGTCGCTGATGCGGCTCGTGGACCGCGTGGACGTCGACTTCGGGGTCCGCGTCCCGATCGTGGGGCTGTTCGAGAGCGCCACCCCGGCGTCGGTGCTCGCGTCGCTGTCGGCGGCGGGAGGGGCGCGCGCCGGCGTCGAGGTCCCCGTCGACGACGTGCGGTTCGCGCCGGCCACGCCCGACGTGGTGCCGAGCGGGCACGAGGTCCTCGTCACCGGCGCCACCGGCCTGCTGGGCGGGCACCTGATCCGGGCCGTGCTCGAGGCGGACCCCGCGGCGCGCGTGCGGGCCCTGGTCCGCGCCCGCGACGAGGCGTCGGGGCTGGAGCGGATCCGCGCGACGATGCGGGGCTACGGCTCCTGGTCGGACGGCTACGAGGACCGCATCACCGCGCTCCCCGGCGACCTCGCCGAGCCGGGCCTGGGCGTGGACGCGGCCGTGTGGGATCGCGTCATCGAGCAGGTCGACGCGATCATCCACTGCGGCGCGCGGGTCAACCACGTCGAGCCCTACCCGCGGCTGCGGGCCGCCAACGTCGACTCCACGCGGTTCCTGCTGGAGCTGGCCTCGCGGCGGCCGGGGACGGTCTTCCAGTTCGTCTCCACCATCTCCGCCGCGGGCGCCTTCGAGGAGATCCCCGACGCCGGGTACACGCACTCGAAGTGGGTGGCCGAGCGGGTCGTGGAGCTCGCGGCGGCGAGCGGCGTCCCGTCGACGATCCTGCGTCCCGGCCTCCTGACGGGCGCCCTGGACTCGGGCGCGACGAACACGGACGACGCCTTCTGGAACCTGGTGCGGTCGATCGCGACGGTCGGCGCGGCACCGTCGGAGCTGCTGGACCAGACGATCGAGATGACCCCCGTCGACCGCGCCGCGGAGGCGATGGTCGAGGTCCTCCGCACGGGCGACGAGCCGCTGCGGACGCTCGAGGTGGGCAGCGGCTCGCGGGTGAGCTGGCGGGAGATCGTCGGGGCGCTGCGCCGCGGCGGCTATCCCGTCGAGGCGGTGCCGGGGCACGTCTTCCTGGAGCGGCAGACCGCCGCGTTCCGCGACCGGCCGGAGGTGGCGGGGGCGCTCGCGCGCGCCATTCTGCTCATCCGTGCAGGTCTGGAGCGTGAGACCGTCGGCGAGGGTGGCGGCTGGACCCCGACGAGCGCCGCCGACGGGCGGATCGGGCTCGACGGTGACCGGGGTCCCGTCGGGGACGCCGGGCTCGACGTCTACGTCGACTACTTGGTGCGCATCGGCTTCCTCCCGCGCGTGGGGAAAGGGGCCGAGGTGTGA